The following DNA comes from Curtobacterium sp. 9128.
GGCTGCCACCGGTTTTCGCGACGCCGTCCCACGACGGTATTCGAACGTGTGTTCGAACGGTCGTCAAGTCGTGCGCGCCGAGCGGCCCGCGCGCGAACGCGCTGTGGGCGTGTCGTCAGGCCGGCGCCGGCCCCGTCGACTCGCGCACGCTGAGGGTCAGGAGCGGCCCCGGCTCGGACGGCAGCACGGTCTCGAGGTCGATCTGTCGACGGAGCAGGGTCGCCGCGCGCTGCCCGAGCTCGACGGTGTCACGCGTCAGGGAGGTGATCGCGGGTCGGACGAGCTGGATCATCGCCGAGTCGTCGAACGACACGATGGACACGGCACCCGGCACCGACCGGCGCATCTCGCTCGCGACGCCGAGGCCGGCGACGGCGAGCACGTCGTTGTCGTACACGATCGCCGTCGGTGGTGCCGCGCGGGAGAGGAGGTCCCTGGTCGCGGCGGCACCGCTCTCGGCCGAGTAGTCGGTGGGGATCGAGAGGGTCTCGGTGAGCCCGTGCGTCGACGAGAACGAGCGGAGTCGGTCGATCCGCATCGCGGTGTGCTCGAACTCCGGACGCCCGGCTACGTGTGCGATCCGCCGGTGCCCGAGTGCGTGCAGGTAGCGGAACACGGTGTCCGCCGCCTCCGAGTCGTCGATCCACACGCTCGGTGCTGCGCCGGTGCTGGACGGGTGCGATCCGACGACGACGGTCGGCATGCCGAGGTCGGCGAGCAGTCGGAGTCGCGGATCGTCGCGCCGCGGGTCGATGAGCACGACACCGTCCACCCGGTGCCCGCTCCACCAGTCGCGGTAGGTCTGGAGCTCTTCCTCGGCATCGCGGGCGACGAGCAGGTTCATCCCGACGTGAGACCCCGCGAGACCGAGTTGGATGCCGGAGATCAGGTCGCCGAAGAAGGACTCCGTGCCGAGTGTGCGAGCGGGCCGGTTCAGCACGAACCCGATCGACCCGGCCCGAGCGCCCCCGAGCGCCCGCGCCGCGGTGTGCGGCTGCCAGTCGAGTTCGCGCGCGACCGCCCGGACCCTGGCGCGGGTCGCGTCGGACACCCCGGGGCGGTCGTTCAGCGCGAACGACACGGCGCTGATCGACACGCCGGCCTTCGCGGCGATGTCCGCGATCGTCGTTCGTCGCTTGCTGGCCATGGACTTGACTATAGCGTTTTAGTTCTTCATAGTCATGCACATCCACCGGTTCGGCGACCAGGACTGAACCGGTTCAGTCGCCACGAACAAGGGAGTCCGACGCGATGAGAACGACCACACACACCACCGGGCGCGCCATCGCCCTCCTCGCCGGGGCCGCTGCCACGGCGCTCGTCCTCGCCGGCTGCTCCACCGGCGGCGGCGCGTCGAACGGCGACGGCTCAGTCTCCGGCACGATCACGCTCCAGACGTGGGCGCTCACGCCGACGTACACCGGCTACCTCAACGGCGTGATCGCGGACTTCGAGAAGGAGTACCCCGACGCGAAGGTCAAGCTCCAGGACCAGCCCGGCGACGGCTACGCGGACAAGGTCCTCAGCCAGGCATCGAGCAACTCGCTCCCCGACGTCATCAACCTGCCGCCGGACATCGCGCTGCCGCTGGCCAAGCGCGGATTCCTGCAGGACGTGTCGAAGGACGACAGCAAGCTGTCCAGCACCTACGTCGCCGGGGCGCTCGATGCGTACCAGTACAAGGGGCTCGACGGCACGTACGGCTACCCGTGGTACCTCAACACCGACGTCGACTACTGGAACTCCGACATGTTCGCCAAGTGCGGGCTCGACGCGGACAACCCGCCGAAGACCGTCGACGACCTCTTCACGCAGGCCGAGACGATGCACAAGGCCTGCCCCGACGACTACCTGATGAGCCGCAAGCCGGGCCTCAGCGACTTCTCGCTCGCCGGCGTGAAGATCATCAACGCCGACGGCACGAAGTTCACCTTCGCGGACTCGACCAAGGCGGCCGACCTCATCGACCGGTACGCCAAGGCCTACCAGGACGGCCTCATGCCCTCCACGGTCCTGAACAGCGACTACCTCGGCAACTCCACCCTGTTCACGCAGGGCAAGGTCGCGTGGACGACCGGTGGCGCCACCGCGCTGAGCGACATCGAGAAGAACAACCCGTCGCTGCAGGGCAAGGTCACGGTCTCCCCGGCGCTCGACACCCCACCGCTGTACGTGCAGGGCCTGTCGGTGTCGAGCAAGTCGAAGCACCTCGCCACGGCCGAGGCCTTCGCGCAGTTCATGACGAACGCCGACAACCAAGAGGCCTTCGCCCACAAGGTCAACATCTTCCCGTCGACGAAGTCCTCGCAGTCGGACCCGTTCTTCTCGAAGGACGACGGCACCGTGAACGGCAAGGCCCGCGTGCTCGCGAACGAGGCCCTGAAGACCGCGAAGAACCTCAACCCGGTCCAGGCGAACTCCGCGATGACGGACTTCCTCGACCAGCAGATCGCGCTCGCGATGAAGGGCCAGGTGACCGCGAAGCAGGCGCTCGAGACGGCGCAGACGAAGATGAACACCCTGCTCGCCAACGGCTGATCCGGCCCCGAAGAAGAGAGAGAGGGAGGATCGCCATGCGCGCGAATCGTTGGTTCACCCCCTGGCTGCTCGTCCTGCCGGCACTCGTCTGGCTCGTCGCGTTCAGCCTCTGGCCGTCGATCAACACCGTCCGGCTGTCGTTCACGAACGCCAGCCCGCTCGGTGGGGTCAGCCGCTGGGTCGGTCTGCAGAACTTCCAGACGCTGCTCGCCGACCCGCAGGTGTGGGAGGCGCTGCTCAACAGCGTCGTCTACATGGCGATCTGCCTGCCGCTCCTGACGGTCCTCCCGCTCCTCATGGCCGTGCTCGTCCAGCAGAAGCTGCCCGGCATCGCCTTCTTCCGCACGGCGTACTACACGCCGGTGATCGCCAGCGCCGTGGTCGTCGGGCTGATCTGGAACTGGATCCTCGACGACCGCGGTGTCATCAACGAGATGGCGCAGTCGCTCGGGATCGTGCACGGGAGCATCCCGTTCCTCACCGACCGGTGGCTCCTGCTGTTCAGCGCGATCAGCCTGACCGTCTGGAAGGGCCTCGGGTACTACATGATCATCTTCCTCGCGGCCCTCGGGAACGTCGGCAAGGAGCTGCACGAGGCCGCAGCGCTCGACGGCGCCGGTGCGGTTCGTCGGTTCTGGTCGGTCACGATGCCCGGCGTCCGCGGCACGATGACCCTCGTCGGGATCCTGGTGTGCGTGAGTGCGCTCCGGGTGTTCAGCGAGCTCTACATCCTGACGAACGGGACGGGCGGCCCCGGCGGCCAGGACAACTCGATCGTCATGCTCATCCAGCAGTACGCGCGGGGCTTCACCGGCAACCTCGGGTACGCGTCGGCACTGAGCCTGTTGCTCTTCGTCGTGACGCTCATCCCGATGCTCGCCCTCGCGCGGATCAACAGCAGGGCGGACCGATGACCAACACGACCACCACCAGTGAACCCGCCCTCGGCGGGGCACAGGGCGCGGCCAGCCCGACGCCGGACGTGGCCGGCGCGACGGGCGGAGGACGAGCCTCCCGTCCGCCCCGCCGCCGCCGGGCCGCCTGGGGCGTCATGTCCACCCGCGAGAAGGCGATCCGCTACGTCCTCCTCGTCGTGGTGCTCTTCATCACCATCGGCCCGTTCCTCTGGCAGCTCTCGACGTCGCTGAAGGGCGCCGGCGAGGACATCTACACGGCGAACCCGTCGTTCATCCCGACACAACCGACGATCGGCAACTACCTTCGGGTCGGCGACGCGATCCCGGTGTTCGGGTACATCGGCAACTCGCTCGTCGTCGCGGCGATCGACGTCCTCGGGAACATCGTGTTCGCGACCTTCGCCGGCTTCGCCCTCGCCCGTCTCCAGTGGCGCTTCCGCAAGGCCGTCCTCGGACTGTTCCTCGCGACGCTCGTCCTGCCGGGAGAGGCGACGATCATCTCCCAGTTCGTCACCGTGAAGGACCTCGGCCTCGCCGACAACCTGGTCGGCGTCGCCCTGCCGGGCATGATCGCCGCCCTCAACGTGCTGCTCATGTTCAACGCGTTCCGGCAGATCCCGGACGAGATCGACCAGGCCGCGGTGATGGACGGCGCGAACGCCTGGCAGCGGTTGCGGTACATCTCGCTCCCGGCCGTCCAGGGCACGATCGCCGTCATCGCGATCTTCTCGTTCATCGGCGCGTGGGACGACTTCCTCTGGCCGCTCATCGTCCTGCAGTCCCCGGAGAAGCTGACGCTGACCGTCGGGCTCGAGTACCTGCGCGGAACGTTCGGCACCGACCAGCGGCTGATCGCGGCCGGCACCATGATCGCGTTCATCCCGATCGCCGTGATCTTCGCCGTCCTGCAGCGCTTCTTCTTCAAGGGTGTGGAAGAGGGCGGTGTGAAGGGCTGATGCGCTTCGGGGTCAACTACACGCCATCGGTGGGGTGGTTCCACTCGTGGCTCGACTTCTCGTGCTCCGAGACGGCGCGCGACCTCGAGGCGATCGCGTCCCTCGGCGCCGACCACGTGCGGATCTTCCCGCTCTGGCCCGTGGTGCAGCCGAACCGGACGCTGATCAGGGCCTCGGCGCTCGAGGACGTCGCCCG
Coding sequences within:
- a CDS encoding LacI family DNA-binding transcriptional regulator produces the protein MASKRRTTIADIAAKAGVSISAVSFALNDRPGVSDATRARVRAVARELDWQPHTAARALGGARAGSIGFVLNRPARTLGTESFFGDLISGIQLGLAGSHVGMNLLVARDAEEELQTYRDWWSGHRVDGVVLIDPRRDDPRLRLLADLGMPTVVVGSHPSSTGAAPSVWIDDSEAADTVFRYLHALGHRRIAHVAGRPEFEHTAMRIDRLRSFSSTHGLTETLSIPTDYSAESGAAATRDLLSRAAPPTAIVYDNDVLAVAGLGVASEMRRSVPGAVSIVSFDDSAMIQLVRPAITSLTRDTVELGQRAATLLRRQIDLETVLPSEPGPLLTLSVRESTGPAPA
- a CDS encoding sugar ABC transporter substrate-binding protein translates to MRTTTHTTGRAIALLAGAAATALVLAGCSTGGGASNGDGSVSGTITLQTWALTPTYTGYLNGVIADFEKEYPDAKVKLQDQPGDGYADKVLSQASSNSLPDVINLPPDIALPLAKRGFLQDVSKDDSKLSSTYVAGALDAYQYKGLDGTYGYPWYLNTDVDYWNSDMFAKCGLDADNPPKTVDDLFTQAETMHKACPDDYLMSRKPGLSDFSLAGVKIINADGTKFTFADSTKAADLIDRYAKAYQDGLMPSTVLNSDYLGNSTLFTQGKVAWTTGGATALSDIEKNNPSLQGKVTVSPALDTPPLYVQGLSVSSKSKHLATAEAFAQFMTNADNQEAFAHKVNIFPSTKSSQSDPFFSKDDGTVNGKARVLANEALKTAKNLNPVQANSAMTDFLDQQIALAMKGQVTAKQALETAQTKMNTLLANG
- a CDS encoding sugar ABC transporter permease, with the translated sequence MRANRWFTPWLLVLPALVWLVAFSLWPSINTVRLSFTNASPLGGVSRWVGLQNFQTLLADPQVWEALLNSVVYMAICLPLLTVLPLLMAVLVQQKLPGIAFFRTAYYTPVIASAVVVGLIWNWILDDRGVINEMAQSLGIVHGSIPFLTDRWLLLFSAISLTVWKGLGYYMIIFLAALGNVGKELHEAAALDGAGAVRRFWSVTMPGVRGTMTLVGILVCVSALRVFSELYILTNGTGGPGGQDNSIVMLIQQYARGFTGNLGYASALSLLLFVVTLIPMLALARINSRADR
- a CDS encoding carbohydrate ABC transporter permease, yielding MTNTTTTSEPALGGAQGAASPTPDVAGATGGGRASRPPRRRRAAWGVMSTREKAIRYVLLVVVLFITIGPFLWQLSTSLKGAGEDIYTANPSFIPTQPTIGNYLRVGDAIPVFGYIGNSLVVAAIDVLGNIVFATFAGFALARLQWRFRKAVLGLFLATLVLPGEATIISQFVTVKDLGLADNLVGVALPGMIAALNVLLMFNAFRQIPDEIDQAAVMDGANAWQRLRYISLPAVQGTIAVIAIFSFIGAWDDFLWPLIVLQSPEKLTLTVGLEYLRGTFGTDQRLIAAGTMIAFIPIAVIFAVLQRFFFKGVEEGGVKG